The window GCTGTACGGGCTGGCCTGTCATGAATGATCCTGTACGGTTCACGGTTCTGTGGGGGAAGAGTAGCCCCGCCCTTTGCCTTTAGCAAGTACGTATGCAAAATGCAAAGTTGTTTGACAATTCAAAGAATCGTTGCCCCGTTGACAGGGTGACGGCTGGCGCGTAGCACAATGAAACGGTCAAATGGGAGCGGTACCCGTCTGACTGCCTGCCGCAACCCCAATCTCGCAAGGAAGGGCCATAGTGAACGTAGCTGAATCCTTCAGAGACCCCGCGCTTTGCAAGGGGCTTCTCGAACGCCTCCACTCCGAACTGGACCAGCCCCTCAGATTCATGGAGGTATGCGGAACGCATACCGTAGCAATTTTCCAGAGCGGCCTTCGCCCGCTTCTGCCCGAAGGTATCACCCATCTTTCCGGCCCCGGATGTCCCGTATGCGTCACGCACGAAAGCGAAGTGGCCGCGTTCCTCGATCTCGCAGGCCGCGACGACGTCATCCTCGCAACCTTCGGCGACCTGATGCGCGTCCCCGGCCCCAAGGGACGCAACCTCAAGTTGGCCAAGGCGGAAGGCGCCCGCATTGAGATAGTGTATTCTCCGATCGACGCGCTGCAACTGGCGATCAAGAATCCCGGCGACACCGTCGTGTTTCTCGGCGTGGGCTTCGAAACCACCGCCCCCACCATCGCTGGCACCGTGCTCATGGCCAAGCAGCAGGGACTGAACAATTTCAAGGTGCTTTCCTTCCATAAACTGGTGCCGCCGGCGCTCAAGGTACTGTTGGACGACCCCGAATGCGCCATCGACAGCTTCCTGCTGCCCGGACACGTCTCCACCATTCTCGGGTTGGAGCCTTACCAATTTGTGGCGCAGAATTACAAAACCCCCGGCGTCATCACCGGTTTCGATCCCGTGGATATTCTGGAATCGCTGCTCATCATGGTGGAACAGCGCAAGAAGGAAGACTACAGCATCGTCAACCAGTACAAGCGCGCCGTATCCGACTCCGGCAACGCACGCGCCCGCGAGGTCATGTTCTCCGTCTTCGAGACTGCGGATGCCCTGTGGCGAGGCGTGGGCTGCATTCCCGAGAGTGGCCTTGTCTTCAGGGACGAGTTCTCCAACTTCGATGCTCTCAAGGCCCTCGACATCACCGTGACTGAAGCGCCCCCCACCCCCGGCTGCAAATGCGGCGAGGTGCTCAAGGGCAAGATGCAACCCGGCGACTGTCCCCTTTTCGGCAAGGGATGCACCCCTGCCAAGCCCGTCGGCCCCTGCATGGTTTCCACGGAAGGCAGCTGCGCTGCCTACTACAAATACTCGGTTTAACGCCAGCAACGGACGATCATGAGCAAAGCAACTCTCGCAGAACAGACGCTACTTCTGGACCACGGCAGCGGCGGGCAGGCATCCAACCGGCTCATCGGCAGCCTGTTCTTCAAATATTTCGACAACCCGATCCTGAACGCCATGAACGATGCGGCACGGCTTGAGATTGTCGGCCCCCTCTCCATGAGCACGGACAGCTACACCGTTGACCCCATATTCTTCCCGGGCGGCGACATCGGCACCCTTGCCGTGCACGGCACCGTGAACGACGTGGCCATGATGGGCGCACGCCCCAAGTACCTCTCCTGCGGCTTCATCCTTGAAGAAGGCCTGCCCATGGAGACGCTGGAGCGCATTGTGGCCTCCATGGCCAACGCTGCCAACGAAGCGGGCGTGACCATCGTCACCGGCGACACCAAGGTCGTACCCCGTGGCGCCGTGGACAAGGTGTTCATCAACACCACCGGCATCGGCGAGATATTCGCCAGCCCCGCGCCCACCGGCAGCAGTGCGCAGCCCGGCGACGCAGTGCTCGTTTCCGGCACCATGGGCGATCACGGACTTACCGTACTTTCCGGTCGCGAAGGCCTGAACTTCGCCACGGACATCAAGAGCGACTCCGCGCCGCTCAACCACATGGTGGAAGCCCTGATCTCGCAGATCGGCGATATCCACGTACTGCGCGACCCTACCCGCGGAGGACTCGCCACCACCCTGAACGAAATCGCGGGACAGTCCGGCGTATGCATCAACCTGCGCGAAGGCGATGTGCCCGTACGCGAATCCGTACGCAACGGCTGCTCCTTCCTCGGCCTTGACCCGCTCTACCTTGCCAACGAAGGCAAGCTCATCTGCATTCTGCCGCAGGAAAAAGCACAAGCAGCGCTGGAACTGATGCGCTCCATGCCCTACGGTGCAGACGCCGCTCAGGTCGGCACCGTACGCAATGGTGACGACGGCCCCGGCAAGGCCGGACAGGTCGTGCTGGAAACGCCCCTCGGCGGCCACCGCCTGCTTGCCATGC is drawn from Desulfovibrio mangrovi and contains these coding sequences:
- the hypE gene encoding hydrogenase expression/formation protein HypE — encoded protein: MSKATLAEQTLLLDHGSGGQASNRLIGSLFFKYFDNPILNAMNDAARLEIVGPLSMSTDSYTVDPIFFPGGDIGTLAVHGTVNDVAMMGARPKYLSCGFILEEGLPMETLERIVASMANAANEAGVTIVTGDTKVVPRGAVDKVFINTTGIGEIFASPAPTGSSAQPGDAVLVSGTMGDHGLTVLSGREGLNFATDIKSDSAPLNHMVEALISQIGDIHVLRDPTRGGLATTLNEIAGQSGVCINLREGDVPVRESVRNGCSFLGLDPLYLANEGKLICILPQEKAQAALELMRSMPYGADAAQVGTVRNGDDGPGKAGQVVLETPLGGHRLLAMLEGEQLPRIC
- the hypD gene encoding hydrogenase formation protein HypD, producing MNVAESFRDPALCKGLLERLHSELDQPLRFMEVCGTHTVAIFQSGLRPLLPEGITHLSGPGCPVCVTHESEVAAFLDLAGRDDVILATFGDLMRVPGPKGRNLKLAKAEGARIEIVYSPIDALQLAIKNPGDTVVFLGVGFETTAPTIAGTVLMAKQQGLNNFKVLSFHKLVPPALKVLLDDPECAIDSFLLPGHVSTILGLEPYQFVAQNYKTPGVITGFDPVDILESLLIMVEQRKKEDYSIVNQYKRAVSDSGNARAREVMFSVFETADALWRGVGCIPESGLVFRDEFSNFDALKALDITVTEAPPTPGCKCGEVLKGKMQPGDCPLFGKGCTPAKPVGPCMVSTEGSCAAYYKYSV